CCGGAGACCGGAGAGATCTTGGCTAGACGCAACGAACTGATTGACTCCAACAAAGCTGAAGCGATTGTTAAAGCTGGTGTAGAGAAGGTCCAAATTCGTTCCGTACTAAGCTGCCGCGCCAAACATGGCGTCTGCAAAAAGTGCTACGGTCGTAATCTGGCTACTGGTAAGCATGTTGAGATTGGTGAAGCGGTTGGTATTATCGCGGCGCAATCCATCGGTGAACCGGGAACACAGCTCACCATGCGTACGTTCCACACAGGCGGCGTAGCAGGAGACGATATTACACAAGGTTTGCCTCGTATCCAGGAGCTTTTCGAAGCGCGTAATCCTAAAGGTCAGGCAACCATCAGTGAAATTGACGGTATAGTTAAAGAAGTACGTGAAGGTAAAGACCGTCGTGAAATCGACATTCAGGGTGAAGCTGAAACGAAAACTTACTCGGTAACTTATGGTTCACGTCTGCGTGTAAGCGAAGGCATGACTGTTGAAGCCGGGGACGAACTGACGGATGGTTCAATTGACCCTAAAGAAATGCTGCGTATTAAAGGTATTCGCGGGGTACAAAACTATATCCTTCAGGAAGTTCAACGTGTATACCGAAATCAGGGCGTAGAAATCAACGATAAGCACGTGGAAGTTATGATTCGTCAAATGCTGCGTAAAATCCGTATCATTGATGCGGGTGACACGACGCTGCTTCCAGGCTCCTTTGTTGATGTGCATGAGTATGAAAATGCGAATAAGATAGCGATTCTCAGCGGACAGGAGCCAGCGGTAGCTAAACCGGTTCTGCTCGGTATTACCAAGGCGTCTCTGGAAACTGATTCCTTCTTGTCAGCAGCTTCCTTCCAGGAAACTACTCGTGTCCTGACCGATGCTGCCATTAAGGGCAAAGTCGATCAGTTGCTTGGTCTGAAAGAAAATGTAATTATCGGTAAGCTGATTCCTGCTGGAACAGGCATGAACCGCTACCGTAGTGTGAAATTTGCCCAGCCGGAAGAGGAGCAATCCTCATCTGAGGAACTTGAGCCGATTTCCGCTGAATAATAAAAAGCATTAATGCCCGGAGCATCTTATCCTTGCTGGAGTCTTGCGTAAAGGCTTCAGCAGGTAGTGTTCCGGTGTTTTTTCTGAAAATGAACATGTTAGCTTTGGTTAAGTAAATTATAGTTGATAATTGTCTTGACATTGTTAATAGTCAATGCTAATATAGCAAAGGTGCGTGAGCAGCCTATATGCTATTGGTCTTTTCGGAGGAATGAGATATGTCTAAAGAACAGGGACTGCAAGATGCTCATGTCAAAATCGGTACCAAACAAACCATTCGTATGGTAGAATTGGGCTTCGCCTCTGAAGTATATGTGGCAGAAGACGCAGATCAGCGTCTCACTTCCAACATCATTGCTTTGTGCAACAAGCAGGGAGTCAAAGTGACTCTCGTAGACACAATGAAAAATCTCGGAGCTGCATGTGGGATTGAAGTGGGGGCCGCAATGGCTGCTATCGTAAAACAATAGGGTAAGGAACGTTTTTGTCTAGGGAATTGTATTCTTGGCGGCAAAGACTTTTCATTTGTTCTTTTATGAACCGCCTGGGTCTGTGGGCTTAGAAAAAGGTTTATAAAGTAACAGCAAAAATTGAGGAAGGGGGTGGCAACCAACATGCCAACTATTAACCAACTGGTTCGTAAAGGACGTCAAGCCAAAATCGAGAAATCGAAATCACCGGCTTTGCAAAAAGGTTTTAATGCCTTGAAACGTGAAGCTACCGACATCAGTGCCCCGCAAAAACGCGGAGTGTGCACTCGTGTAGGTACTATGACTCCGAAAAAACCAAACTCCGCACTTCGTAAATATGCTCGTGTTCGTTTGACGAACCGTGTAGAGGTGACTGCTTACATTCCAGGTATTGGACATAACCTTCAAGAACACAGCGTAGTGCTGATTCGTGGCGGTCGTGTAAAAGACCTTCCGGGTGTGCGTTACCATATCGTTCGCGGTGCTTTGGATACTGCAGGCGTAAACAACCGCATGCAAGCTCGTTCCAAATACGGCGCAAAACGCCCTAAAGCTAAAAAATCCTAATGAATATAAACCGCGTATGCAGGTTTAACATGTAAGAAAGGGGGATATCCATGCCACGCAAAGGTCCAGTTACCAAAAGAGACGTGTTGCCAGATCCGGTATACAACAGCAAGTTGGTTACCCGCTTGATCAACCGCATCATGCTCGACGGAAAACGAGGCGTTGCTCAAAGCATTCTGTACAATGCGTTCAAGCTTATCCAAGAACGTACGGGGAATGACCCGATGGAAGTTTTTGAAGCAGCTATCAAGAATATCATGCCAGTCCTGGAAGTTAAAGCACGCCGTGTCGGCGGTGCCAACTACCAAGTACCAATCGAGGTAAAACCAGAAAGACGTACGTCCCTGGGATTACGTTGGCTCGTAAACTACTCCCGCAACCGCGGCGAGAAGACTATGGAAGAGCGTTTGGCGGCTGAGATTATCGATGCTTCCAACAACACAGGCGCTTCCGTGAAAAAACGTGAAGACACACACAAAATGGCTGAAGCGAACAAAGCGTTTGCTCACTATCGTTGGTAGGATTCAGCTCAAAAAAATAACTTCAATTTTGAAGGGAGACCCATTTCATGGCAAGAGAGTTCTCCTTGAAAAATACACGTAATATCGGGATCATGGCTCATATTGACGCGGGTAAAACCACAACAACAGAGCGGATCTTGTTCTACACAGGCCGTACGCACAAAATCGGTGAAGTTCACGAAGGCGCTGCGACAATGGACTGGATGGAACAAGAACAAGAGCGCGGAATCACGATTACTTCCGCTGCGACGACCGCTGCCTGGAAAGGTCACCGCGTCAATATCATCGACACCCCGGGGCACGTTGACTTCACTGTTGAAGTTGAACGTTCCCTTCGTGTATTGGACGGAGCAGTTGGTGTTTTCAGTGCGAAAGAAGGCGTTGAGCCTCAGTCCGAAACCGTATGGAGACAGGCTGATCGCTATGGCGTTCCTCGGATCGCATATGTAAACAAAATGGATATCATTGGTGCTGACTTCCTGAATGTTGTCTCTGACATGCGTGATCGCCTTCAAGCGAACGCAGTTGCGATTCAATTGCCAATCGGCGCTGAGAATGACTTTTTAGGTATCATTGATATCGTTGGACAAAAGGCTTATATGTACAAAGATGACCTTGGTCAAGATATCGAAGAAACCGAAATTCCTGCGGAATTCAAAGATCAAGTTGAAGAACTTCGCAACGAATTGATTGAGAAGGTTGCAGAACTGGACGAAGATTTGACTATGAAATACCTGGAAGGCGAAGAGATTTCCGTTGAAGAAATTAAAGCCGCTCTCCGTAAAGGTGTTGTAGAGGTTAAGATCTTCCCTGTTATCTGTGGATCTTCTTACCGTAACAAAGGTGTTCAGTTGATGCTGGATGCTGTTGTTGACTACCTGCCAGCTCCTATTGATGTACCAAGTATTCAAGGTCATCTGGAAGATGGAACGGAAGTTGAACGTCATTCTTCTGATGAAGAGCCTTTCTCCGCATTGGCCTTCAAAATTATGACGGATCCTTACGTGGGTAAATTGACATTCTTCCGCGTATATTCCGGTGTGCTTCAATCCGGTTCATACGTATTGAATGCAACAAAGGGCAAACGCGAACGTATCGGACGTATTCTTCAAATGCATGCGAACAGCCGTCAAGAAATCACTGAAGTTTACTCCGGTGATATTGCGGCAGCCGTAGGTTTGAAAGATACAGGTACAGGTGATACACTGTGTGATGAGAAGAATCCTGTTATTCTTGAGTCCATGAACTTCCCTGATCCGGTTATCGAAATCGCGGTTGAGCCTAAAACCAAAGCTGACCAAGACAAAATGGCAGTTGCCCTCGGCAAGTTGACCGAAGAAGATCCAACTCTTCGCGCTTCTACTAACGAAGAAACTGGCCAAACCATCTTGGCAGGTATGGGTGAGCTTCACTTGGACATTATCATTGACCGTATGCGTCGTGAGTTCAAAGTGGAAACCAATGTTGGTAAACCACAGGTAGCATACCGTGAAACATTCCGCGCTCCAGCGCGTGTTGAAGGTAAGTTTGTTCGCCAATCCGGTGGTCGTGGTCAGTACGGTCACGTATGGGTTGAGTTCGAACCACTCGAAGCAGGTACTGGTAGCCAGTTTGAAAGCAAGGTTGTCGGTGGTTCTGTTCCAAGAGAATACATCGGTCCTGCACTTGCTGGTATTGAAGAGCAAATGAAAAACGGTGTCCTGGCGGGCTTCCCGCTTGTGGACGTTAAAGCTACAATTGTGGATGGATCATACCATGATGTCGATTCCAATGAAATGGCATTTAAAATTGCCGGCTCAATGGCGCTGAAAGCAGCGAAAGACAAATGTAAACCAGTATTGCTTGAGCCAATTATGAAAGTTGAAGTAACGGTTCCAGAGGAATACATGGGTGACGTAATGGGTATGTTGAACTCCCGTCGTGGTCGGATTGAAGGTATGGATTCCCGTGGCGGTGCCCAAATCATTCGTGCAATGGTTCCATTGTCCGAAATGTTTGGATATTCGACTACACTTCGTTCCGGTACGCAAGGACGCGGTGTGTTCTCCATGGAGCTTCATCATTATGAAGAAGTTCCGAAGAGCATTGCTGAAGAGATCGTTGCCAAAACCAAAGGCGGCGAGTAATACAGTGTATTAGCTGATCGGTATACTCAAGGCTTTTCCAAAAAGTATCCGGCAGCCTAAAAATAAAACAAGTTATTGAGGAGGAATTGTTCAAATGGCAAAGGCTAAGTTTGAACGTAACAAACCGCACGTTAATATCGGTACTATTGGTCACGTCGACCATGGTAAAACAACTTTGACTGCTGCAATCACAACTGTACTTTCCAAAACTTACGGTGGTGCTGCTGTAGCGTTCGACCAAATCGATAAAGCTCCAGAAGAGCGCGAACGCGGTATCACAATCTCCACAGCACACGTGGAATACGAAACACCTAATCGTCACTATGCACACGTTGACTGCCCAGGTCACGCCGACTATGTTAAAAACATGATCACTGGCGCTGCACAAATGGACGGAGCGATTCTGGTTGTATCCGCAGCTGACGGCCCAATGCCACAAACTCGCGAACACATCCTGTTGTCCCGTCAAGTAGGCGTTCCTTACATCGTTGTATTCCTGAACAAATGCGACATGGTTGAAGACGAAGAATTGTTGGAACTGGTTGAAATGGAAGTTCGCGACTTGCTGAGCGAGTACGAATTCCCAGGCGACGACACTCCAATCACTCGTGGTTCCGCTCGTGAAGCACTGCAAAACCCAGAAGGCGACTGGGCTAAGAAAATCGTTGAAATGTTCGAAACAATCGACACTTACATCCCAACTCCAGAACGCGACACTGACAAGCCTTTCCTTATGCCTGTCGAGGACGTATTCTCCATCACTGGTCGTGGTACAGTTGCTACAGGCCGTGTAGAGCGTGGTACTGTT
This DNA window, taken from Paenibacillus kribbensis, encodes the following:
- a CDS encoding ribosomal L7Ae/L30e/S12e/Gadd45 family protein; the encoded protein is MSKEQGLQDAHVKIGTKQTIRMVELGFASEVYVAEDADQRLTSNIIALCNKQGVKVTLVDTMKNLGAACGIEVGAAMAAIVKQ
- the rpsL gene encoding 30S ribosomal protein S12 → MPTINQLVRKGRQAKIEKSKSPALQKGFNALKREATDISAPQKRGVCTRVGTMTPKKPNSALRKYARVRLTNRVEVTAYIPGIGHNLQEHSVVLIRGGRVKDLPGVRYHIVRGALDTAGVNNRMQARSKYGAKRPKAKKS
- the rpsG gene encoding 30S ribosomal protein S7, with product MPRKGPVTKRDVLPDPVYNSKLVTRLINRIMLDGKRGVAQSILYNAFKLIQERTGNDPMEVFEAAIKNIMPVLEVKARRVGGANYQVPIEVKPERRTSLGLRWLVNYSRNRGEKTMEERLAAEIIDASNNTGASVKKREDTHKMAEANKAFAHYRW
- the fusA gene encoding elongation factor G translates to MAREFSLKNTRNIGIMAHIDAGKTTTTERILFYTGRTHKIGEVHEGAATMDWMEQEQERGITITSAATTAAWKGHRVNIIDTPGHVDFTVEVERSLRVLDGAVGVFSAKEGVEPQSETVWRQADRYGVPRIAYVNKMDIIGADFLNVVSDMRDRLQANAVAIQLPIGAENDFLGIIDIVGQKAYMYKDDLGQDIEETEIPAEFKDQVEELRNELIEKVAELDEDLTMKYLEGEEISVEEIKAALRKGVVEVKIFPVICGSSYRNKGVQLMLDAVVDYLPAPIDVPSIQGHLEDGTEVERHSSDEEPFSALAFKIMTDPYVGKLTFFRVYSGVLQSGSYVLNATKGKRERIGRILQMHANSRQEITEVYSGDIAAAVGLKDTGTGDTLCDEKNPVILESMNFPDPVIEIAVEPKTKADQDKMAVALGKLTEEDPTLRASTNEETGQTILAGMGELHLDIIIDRMRREFKVETNVGKPQVAYRETFRAPARVEGKFVRQSGGRGQYGHVWVEFEPLEAGTGSQFESKVVGGSVPREYIGPALAGIEEQMKNGVLAGFPLVDVKATIVDGSYHDVDSNEMAFKIAGSMALKAAKDKCKPVLLEPIMKVEVTVPEEYMGDVMGMLNSRRGRIEGMDSRGGAQIIRAMVPLSEMFGYSTTLRSGTQGRGVFSMELHHYEEVPKSIAEEIVAKTKGGE
- the tuf gene encoding elongation factor Tu: MAKAKFERNKPHVNIGTIGHVDHGKTTLTAAITTVLSKTYGGAAVAFDQIDKAPEERERGITISTAHVEYETPNRHYAHVDCPGHADYVKNMITGAAQMDGAILVVSAADGPMPQTREHILLSRQVGVPYIVVFLNKCDMVEDEELLELVEMEVRDLLSEYEFPGDDTPITRGSAREALQNPEGDWAKKIVEMFETIDTYIPTPERDTDKPFLMPVEDVFSITGRGTVATGRVERGTVKVGDEIEIIGIQEESRKSVVTGVEMFRKLLDSAQAGDNIGALLRGVDRAQIERGQVLAKPGSVNPHTEFSAQIYVLTKEEGGRHKPFFTGYRPQFYFRTTDVTGIITLPEGSEMVMPGDNITVTVQLISPIAIEEGTKFSIREGGRTVGAGAVATISK